A DNA window from Myripristis murdjan chromosome 19, fMyrMur1.1, whole genome shotgun sequence contains the following coding sequences:
- the wfikkn2b gene encoding WAP, Kazal, immunoglobulin, Kunitz and NTR domain-containing protein 2, with protein MWRMLFPRWICFLACLSVWMEHRVLAIPRVAYSHAGICPNDMNPNLWVDAMSTCTRECQSDQECETFEKCCSNVCGNRSCVAARYVDGKKGPVGMPKEATCASFMCTQQGSECDIWDGQPVCKCRDRCEREPHFTCASDGMTYYNKCYMDAEACSKGITLTVVTCRYHLTGPNTSPSLPQVTTLRPTTAPLQATIPPPTEPQPPVVVSSPTHHLVNVGDTASFLCDVTGRPRPEITWEKQQQEGVERVVMRPNHVRGNVVVTNIGQLVIYSAQPHDSGIYTCTARNPSGSAQVHHPLTVLPAEPPKSPEPKNLTRCLPEECLKPPDNSEDCGSEQERVSWYYEPKTNNCFSFTHCHSNSNNNNNNDQPQRKVFETYEECMQCCGPELSGPCGLPSHQGPCKAYEPRWAYSSTLRQCQSFIYGGCEGNDNNFESKEACEEMCPYPKNHHCKACKPRGKMVTSFCKSDFVILGRMTELTEEKDSGHALVTVEEILKDEKMGLRFFGQEPLEVTFLNMDWNCPCPNITGAAAEGQVIVMGDVNDGMAVLQPESYVGASSPRRVRKLREVISKNTCDILKAITNSPQ; from the exons ATGTGGCGGATGCTGTTCCCCCGGTGGATCTGCTTCCTGGCGTGCCTGTCAGTGTGGATGGAGCACCGGGTCCTCGCCATTCCCCGGGTAGCCTATTCACATGCGGGTATCTGCCCTAATGACATGAACCCCAACCTGTGGGTGGATGCTATGAGCACCTGTACACGAGAGTGTCAGTCTGATCAG GAGTGTGAGACTTTTGAGAAATGTTGCTCAAATGTGTGTGGGAACCGGAGCTGTGTGGCAGCCCGATATGTGGATGGGAAAAAAGGCCCGGTGGGAATGCCCAAGGAGGCCACCTGCGCCAGCTTCATGTGCACCCAGCAGGGATCAGAATGTGACATCTGGGACGGTCAGCCGGTGTGTAAATGCCGGGACCGCTGCGAGAGGGAGCCCCATTTCACCTGTGCCTCCGATGGCATGACCTACTACAACAAGTGCTACATGGATGCAGAGGCGTGCTCCAAGGGCATCACCCTCACTGTGGTCACCTGCCGCTACCACCTGACCGGACCCAACACCAGCCCCTCGTTGCCCCAGGTGACCACTCTTCGACCCACCACTGCTCCCCTTCAGGCCACCATCCCACCTCCTACAGAGCCTCAGCCACCAGTCGTGGTCAGCAGCCCCACCCACCACCTGGTAAATGTTGGCGACACAGCCAGCTTCCTGTGTGACGTGACGGGTCGACCGAGACCCGAAATCACCTGGGAGAAGCAGCAACAGGAGGGGGTAGAGAGAGTCGTCATGAGGCCCAATCATGTGCGAGGGAACGTGGTAGTCACCAACATCGGTCAGCTGGTCATCTACAGTGCCCAGCCCCATGACTCTGGTATCTACACCTGCACAGCCCGGAACCCGTCTGGCTCAGCTCAAGTCCACCACCCACTCACCGTGCTGCCCGCAGAGCCACCCAAAAGTCCAGAACCCAAGAACCTGACCCGCTGTCTCCCCGAGGAGTGTCTGAAACCCCCTGATAACAGTGAGGATTGTGGgagcgagcaagagagagtCAGCTGGTACTACGAACCCAAGACCAACAACTGCTTCTCCTTTACCCActgccacagcaacagcaataacaacaacaacaatgaccaACCCCAGAGGAAAGTGTTTGAGACGTACGAGGAGTGTATGCAGTGCTGCGGCCCAGAGCTGTCGGGCCCCTGCGGGCTCCCCAGCCATCAGGGCCCCTGTAAGGCCTACGAGCCTCGCTGGGCCTACAGCAGCACCCTGCGGCAGTGCCAGTCTTTCATCTACGGAGGCTGTGAAGGCAACGACAACAACTTTGAATCCAAAGAGGCCTGCGAAGAGATGTGCCCCTATCCGAAGAACCACCACTGCAAGGCCTGCAAGCCAAGAGGCAAGATGGTGACCAGCTTCTGCAAAAGCGACTTTGTGATCCTGGGTCGCATGACGGAGCTGACGGAGGAGAAGGACTCTGGCCATGCCCTtgtgactgtggaggagatCCTTAAGGATGAGAAGATGGGCCTCCGCTTCTTTGGCCAGGAGCCTCTGGAGGTGACCTTCCTCAACATGGACTGGAACTGCCCCTGCCCAAACATCACCGGAGCCGCCGCCGAGGGCCAGGTCATCGTCATGGGCGACGTGAACGACGGCATGGCCGTCCTTCAGCCCGAGAGCTACGTGGGAGCATCTAGCCCTCGCCGTGTACGGAAGCTCAGAGAGGTCATCTCCAAGAACACGTGTGACATTCTCAAGGCAATCACCAACAGCCCTCAGTAG